The sequence ATCGCTTGAAGTATCCGTAAAGCAGAAATCGTTGATATCCAGTCCAACAGCTTGCTTGTAACTTGCTCCGATTTGCTTGTAAGCAGACGGATCCAGGATCCTATTTCTGGACATTACCAGGGAACCCTCATAGTTCCACTGGACAGTATTCCCACAGTAGTACATTATGATCCATGAACCATCAGCAGCTTTGTCCAATGGCCACCACGTCTCAGAATGATCGAGCCCCACATCATGATAGGTGAAGGAAATGCTTTCTCCTGGCGCTGTGTTGGGCATCACAAAATGTTGGTTGGTCACGAGGTAAAGGCTGCTGTTGACAAGGTAAGTCTCGTATTGAGGAGTGTACAGCCAAGCGGTTTCGTTGATCTGTTTAATTTCAATAGTTTGACAAGGGTAGCAATCGTACACCTTGTGATATCCGCGCTGCACCCACCATTTCCCGCCAAAGTCTTTTGTCGACAGCTGCTTGACTGGTTTAACGTTCGGGGCTTTGCAGGTTGAAGGAATGGGAGGGAACGTAATGCACTTGTTGTCGGTGAGGCAACCCATGTACTCTTGAAACGTCTTTTCTTCTCCGTATGTGAAAACACATTTGTTGGTACAGTTTTGAACGACAAACTTCTGCGGTGAAGTGTCCTTGTCCCAATCCTGGAAACACTTGTAAGAGCATCCTACAGCATCCCTGCATCCTTTATCTAATCCACACTCTCCAGAGGAACCAGTACAGTGCTTCAAAACACAGCTTCCATCTACACTAGGACCAGCTCCTAGCTTTGGCTGCTCAGGCAGTTGGTGAGCTTGAGCTGTCAGCAATACTGCAGTTATGAGGGCAATAATTGGCAACATTTTTCACTTTAGCTAGTATGCAATGCAACTCTCCAGCATGTAGCATCTTTATATGCACCATGCAGTGTTAGATAATAACATGTAATAAGACAGTGTGC comes from Halichondria panicea chromosome 3, odHalPani1.1, whole genome shotgun sequence and encodes:
- the LOC135333146 gene encoding uncharacterized protein LOC135333146, giving the protein MLPIIALITAVLLTAQAHQLPEQPKLGAGPSVDGSCVLKHCTGSSGECGLDKGCRDAVGCSYKCFQDWDKDTSPQKFVVQNCTNKCVFTYGEEKTFQEYMGCLTDNKCITFPPIPSTCKAPNVKPVKQLSTKDFGGKWWVQRGYHKVYDCYPCQTIEIKQINETAWLYTPQYETYLVNSSLYLVTNQHFVMPNTAPGESISFTYHDVGLDHSETWWPLDKAADGSWIIMYYCGNTVQWNYEGSLVMSRNRILDPSAYKQIGASYKQAVGLDINDFCFTDTSSDCMNYT